The Haloplanus sp. GDY1 genomic sequence TCGGGTGAGGAGGTGGAGCCTCGGGTCGAACGGGCGCTCGAAGTCGGGACGGCGTATCTGGATCTGCCCATCGGCTTTCTCACGCGCATCGAGGACGGCACCCAGGAGATCGTCGCGGCGACCGGCGACCACGACCTGATCCGGCCGGGCGAGCGCTGCCCGCTTGACGAGGCGTACTGTCGCCGGACGCTGGAGGCCGACGGGGCGCTGGCCGTCCAGAACGTCGCCGAGTCGTCGGCCGTGGCCGACCGGGCCGTCCGGACGTTCGGCCTCGGAACCTACCTCGGCGCCACGGTGACCGTCGACGGCGACCCCTTCGGGACGGTCTGTTTCGCGGCCGAGGCGACGCGCGAGACGCCGTTCGGCGAGGCCGAGGAGGTGTTTCTCGAACTGCTGGCGAAACTGATCGGGGGCGCGCTCGAACGGCGGGTCCACGAGCGGGAGCTGAAACGGCGAAACGAGCGCCTGGAGCGCGAGAAGGCGCGCTTCGAGGGCATCGCCGAGACGAGCTTCGACGTGCTGTTCCGGGTCGGTCGGGACGCCACCTTCACCTACGTCTCCGCGGCGGCGGAGCGGGTGCTCGGCCACGATCCCGAGGACCTGGTCGGCACGCCGTTCGCCTCGTGGCTCGACGGCGCGGCGGTCGACGACGCGATCCGGGCCTTCGACCGGACGATGGACGGCGAGACGGTCGAGAACCTCGAACTCGACTTCCGGGACGCCGACGGGGACCGGGTGGTCGTCGCGGTGAACGCCACGCCCATCGAGGAGGACGGGCGGGTGGTCGGCGTCCAGGGCGTCGGCCGGGACGTAACCGCCCGCAAGGAGCGGGAGCGCGAACTGCACCGGAAGACCCGGGCGATGGACGAGGCCCAGGTCGGCATCTCCATCGCCGACGCCCGCGACGGCGACCTGCCGCTGGTGTACGCGAACGAGGGGTTCGAACGCGTCACCGGCTACGACACCGCCGACCTGCTGGGGCGAAACTGCCGGTTCCTGCAGGGCGAGGCGACCGACCCCGAGACGATCGATCTGCTCGGCGAGCGCATCGCGGCCGAGGAGCCGGCGTCGGTCGAACTCATCAACTACCGCGCCGACGGGACGCCGTTCTGGAACCAGGTGCGTCTCAGCCCCGTCGAGGACGACGCGGGGACGGTCAGCCACTACCTGGGCTTCCAGACGGACGTGACCGAGCGCAAGCGCACCGAACAGCTGGTTCGGCTGCTCAATCGGGTGCTCAGGCACAACCTCCGCAACGACATGAACGTCATCCGGGGGACGGGGCGGTTCCTCCAGAACGGCCGGCCGGACGACCCCACCGCGCTCGGGGAACGGATCGAGCGGACCGCGGACGGGCTGGTCGGCCTCAGCGAGCAAGCGCGCGAACTGGAGCGGAACGCACGCCGGGAGCGGGAGCCCACCCGGATCGATCCGGCGGCGCTGTTCGAGACGACCGTCGAGGACCTCCCCGCGGACGCCGCGGTCGAGACCCGGGTCGACACCGACCGCGACCTCTGTGCCGGGCCGGAACTGGAGCGGGCGCTCGCGGAACTCGCGGGGAACGGGATCGGACACAACCCGGCCGCCGAGCCGTGGCTCGAACTCGCGGCGACGGACGACGGGGAGTGGGTGACCGTCACCGTCACCGACGACGGCCCGGGGATCGACGACATGGAGACGGCGGTCATCGCCGAGGGCCAGGAGACGGAACTGGTCCACGGCTCCGGACTGGGGCTGTGGCTCGTCAACTGGATCGTGACGCGCTACGGCGGGTCCTTCCAGATCGAAGCGCGGGGCGACGCCGAGGGCTCGGTGGCCACGATCCGACTCCCCGGGATCGGTGCCGACGAGGCCGTCGAGGCGGTCGAGCGGGGGCCGACGGTCCTGTTCCGGTGACGAGGCTCAGTTCGGATCGCCCCGATCGACCGGGCCACAGACCACCGTGACCGGAACCGCCGCGGAGACGTCCATCTCCCGGCCCTTCGGCGAGTATCGGGTGTCAACCGTCTCGACGAGGCCGGCGTCGACCTCGTGGTAGCGGTCGATCCGGCCGTCGCGGGCGTCCAGAAGCGCCGTGACCGCGGGCGCCCGGTGGACACGCTCGCTCGACCAGACGACGGCGCCGTCGCCGACCGCCGCGCGCCGGGGCACGTCGTCGCGGGCGAACAGATCGACGTCGCCGTGGGACCCGGCGGCGTCGTAGCCGCTCTCCGTCAGCGTCCGGGCGACGGCGTCGGGGTCGACGTCGGCCTCGATCACCGTCCCCAGATCCGTCGCGAGCAGGCGGTCGTAGTTCGCGTAGCCGACGCCGAAGTGATCGAGGTCGGTGAGCAGGCGCTTGCGGGGCGTCGTGAACCGGACGGGCGCGGGGTAGCCGAGTTCGCCGGGGCGCCGGAACAGATACCCGTAGCCGCCGTCGACGCCGTCGACCGCGCCGGGCGCCGGGAGCCACTCACGGTACGCCGGCGGGTCGGCGGGCGGCACGTCGATGCGACCGAACTGCTGTGCGGAGCCGAGGGGCGGGAGGCCGGAGGTGCATCCGGAGAGCGCCGTCGCGAACCCGGTCGCGATCAGGCCCGACCCCCGCCGGAGGAGGTCACGCCGCGTCGTGTCGGAGACCATCGGTACGCGTCCCGCTTCGGCCCGTGAGGACCTTACTCCCCGTGACGGACTGTGCGGGGGCGCAGTCCGTCGAAGGTTTTATGAAGTGAGTCCTCCCGGCCCGCCCCTGGAGCGTCCGGTGGCTGCCGGCGTCGATTCTCAGCGGTGATACTGTCGGCGAGCGCATATATACGGGGAGCGAGAACCAACCACGTCATGGGGGGACTGTCGGCACGAACGAGTGGAGCGGCCGTCGTCGGCGGCGGCCTCGTTCTCTCGGCGCTTCACGTCCGGACCGGCGTGCTGCTGTGGGGGCGGCCGATACTGGCGGTCATGGAGTCGTTCGTTCCGCTGTTGCTATCGCTGTCGATAGCGACACTGGGGACGCTGATGTGGCGGGGGGAACTCGTCCCGGAGCGGTTCGCCGGGCGGACCCTGGCGTGGTCGGTGGTCGGCATCGCGGCGCTGGCCGTGGCGGTGGGGTGGCTGTCCGCCGACGCCGCACTCCGCGCCGGGGCGCTCCCGCCGGCGTCGCGGACGCTACTCGGCGCCGTCACCCTCGGGGGCCTCGGCGGCCTCGTGGTCGGCGTCTACGACGCCCGCGGGCGATGGCGGCGGTCGCGGATGGCACAGCTCACCCGGATCAACGACACGCTCCGCATCGCGACCCAGGAGATGGTCCACGCGGCCGACCGGGAGGAACTCGAAGCCGAGGTGTGTGACCGCCTCACCCGGTCCGACCTCTACGACAGCGCGTGGATCGGCCGGTACACACCGGGGACGACCGAGGTGCGACCGGTGGCGTGGGCCGGCCACGACGAGGAGTACATCGAATCGCTCGAAGTCACCGTCGATCCGACGGATCCGGTCGGACAGGGACCGGGCGGCGAGGCGATCCGGACGGGGGAGATCCAGCCGGTCCAGGACGTGTTCGCGGAGCCGACCCTGGAACCGTGGTGGGACCTCCTGGCGAGTCGGGGCGTCGAGTCGATGGCGGTCGTCCCGCTCGTCGGCGGGGACCGCGTCTACGGCTTCCTCAGCGTCTACGCCGACCGGACCAACGCGTTCGACGCCGCCGAGCGGGAGGCGCTCTCGGAACTCGGCGAGAGCATCGGGCACGCGCTGGACTCGATGACGGCCCGGGACCAGCTCGCCCGGCGCGAGCGCGAACTCGCCCGGCAGAACGAGCGCCTCGACGAGTTCGCGAGCGTCGTCTCTCACGACCTCCGCAACCCGCTGAACGTCGCCCGGGGTAACCTCGAACTCGCGCGGGAGACCCCGGATCGGGAGTATCTGGAGCGGATCGCGGGCGCCCTCGACCGCATGGACGACCTGATCGACGACGTGCTCACGCTCGCGCGCGACGGGCGGACGGTGAGCGAGT encodes the following:
- a CDS encoding PAS domain S-box protein translates to MDASAYREEIYDVFSGSGEEVEPRVERALEVGTAYLDLPIGFLTRIEDGTQEIVAATGDHDLIRPGERCPLDEAYCRRTLEADGALAVQNVAESSAVADRAVRTFGLGTYLGATVTVDGDPFGTVCFAAEATRETPFGEAEEVFLELLAKLIGGALERRVHERELKRRNERLEREKARFEGIAETSFDVLFRVGRDATFTYVSAAAERVLGHDPEDLVGTPFASWLDGAAVDDAIRAFDRTMDGETVENLELDFRDADGDRVVVAVNATPIEEDGRVVGVQGVGRDVTARKERERELHRKTRAMDEAQVGISIADARDGDLPLVYANEGFERVTGYDTADLLGRNCRFLQGEATDPETIDLLGERIAAEEPASVELINYRADGTPFWNQVRLSPVEDDAGTVSHYLGFQTDVTERKRTEQLVRLLNRVLRHNLRNDMNVIRGTGRFLQNGRPDDPTALGERIERTADGLVGLSEQARELERNARREREPTRIDPAALFETTVEDLPADAAVETRVDTDRDLCAGPELERALAELAGNGIGHNPAAEPWLELAATDDGEWVTVTVTDDGPGIDDMETAVIAEGQETELVHGSGLGLWLVNWIVTRYGGSFQIEARGDAEGSVATIRLPGIGADEAVEAVERGPTVLFR
- a CDS encoding sensor histidine kinase, coding for MGGLSARTSGAAVVGGGLVLSALHVRTGVLLWGRPILAVMESFVPLLLSLSIATLGTLMWRGELVPERFAGRTLAWSVVGIAALAVAVGWLSADAALRAGALPPASRTLLGAVTLGGLGGLVVGVYDARGRWRRSRMAQLTRINDTLRIATQEMVHAADREELEAEVCDRLTRSDLYDSAWIGRYTPGTTEVRPVAWAGHDEEYIESLEVTVDPTDPVGQGPGGEAIRTGEIQPVQDVFAEPTLEPWWDLLASRGVESMAVVPLVGGDRVYGFLSVYADRTNAFDAAEREALSELGESIGHALDSMTARDQLARRERELARQNERLDEFASVVSHDLRNPLNVARGNLELARETPDREYLERIAGALDRMDDLIDDVLTLARDGRTVSEFRPVDLRSVADAAWATTTTADATLVFADDPGTVQGDEGRLVRVFENLFRNAIEHGSTGSPAGTRGGSVAHDAGDEPPTAEAFTRGTSADERDGDERASDEPDDDADGGLTVTVGRTESGFYVADDGPGIPESERETVFETGYSTATDGTGFGLNIVRSIAEAHGWEVTVTESAAGGARFEFNGIPAAEDERVERPPGDGSAADDAD